A part of Miscanthus floridulus cultivar M001 chromosome 6, ASM1932011v1, whole genome shotgun sequence genomic DNA contains:
- the LOC136457415 gene encoding uncharacterized protein isoform X1: MGMQMLDLVRSTKHGLMTAPSSCFSGILTTSTWKQHHHHMCVEALNARFGLGATTQQVDRHFRAFKEKWNWIKVAMDKSGYGFDARSCKFNIHYSEKSHSKLGCTVDAEDDNNRSGSEVYTPEHAENDSDTIAPRCPPLVGSSFSIKRKNKKSPGKKHVKDKAKRARATGDDEIATSIVMLAKSIASSCPATTDSYADLWKRIEDIPFPPRDKVDIATYLSKPEQVHLRNYLNAASDQSFGTWVTDYLGAKYRVTGVDDGEYGSSM; this comes from the exons ATGGGAATGCAGATGTTGGATCTTGTTAGAAGTACAAAACATGGACTGATGACAGCACCGAGTTCATGCTTCAGTGGTATATTGACTACCTCTACGTGGAAGCAACACCACCACCATATGTGCGTAGAAGCTTTAAATGCTAGATTTGGACTTGGAGCTACCACACAACAAGTTGATCGCCATTTTAGGGCATTCAAGGAGAAGTGGAATTGGATAAAAGTAGCTATGGACAAGAGTGGCTATGGTTTTGATGCAAGATCATGCAAGTTCAATATTCACTATTCAGAGAAATCACATTCCAAGCTTGGG TGCACTGTGGATGCTGAAGATGATAATAATAGATCAGGGAGTGAAGTATATACTCCTGAACATGCTGAGAATGATTCAGACACTATTGCTCCTAGATGCCCACCACTTGTAGGCTCTAGTTTCAGCATTAAACGAAAGAATAAGAAGTCGCCTGGGAAGAAGCATGTAAAGGATAAAGCAAAGCGTGCTAGAGCAACAGGGGATGATGAAATAGCTACAAGTATTGTTATGCTTGCCAAATCTATCGCATCAAGTTGCCCTGCAACTACAGATTCGTATGCTGATCTTTGGAAGCGTATTGAGGATATACCTTTCCCACCGAGGGACAAGGTTGACATTGCGACCTACCTTTCAAAGCCGGAGCAGGTTCATTTGCGGAACTACTTGAATGCTGCATCAGACCAGTCATTTGGAACTTGGGTCACTGATTACCTAGGTGCCAAGTATCGTGTTACTGGTGTGGATGATGGTGAGTATGGTAGCTCTATGTGA
- the LOC136457415 gene encoding uncharacterized protein isoform X2 codes for MQVQYSLFREITFQAWELFGESAKANGSLAVDQCTVDAEDDNNRSGSEVYTPEHAENDSDTIAPRCPPLVGSSFSIKRKNKKSPGKKHVKDKAKRARATGDDEIATSIVMLAKSIASSCPATTDSYADLWKRIEDIPFPPRDKVDIATYLSKPEQVHLRNYLNAASDQSFGTWVTDYLGAKYRVTGVDDGEYGSSM; via the exons ATGCAAGTTCAATATTCACTATTCAGAGAAATCACATTCCAAGCTTGGG agcTATTTGGAGAATCTGCCAAAGCTAATGGATCCTTGGCTGTTGATCAGTGCACTGTGGATGCTGAAGATGATAATAATAGATCAGGGAGTGAAGTATATACTCCTGAACATGCTGAGAATGATTCAGACACTATTGCTCCTAGATGCCCACCACTTGTAGGCTCTAGTTTCAGCATTAAACGAAAGAATAAGAAGTCGCCTGGGAAGAAGCATGTAAAGGATAAAGCAAAGCGTGCTAGAGCAACAGGGGATGATGAAATAGCTACAAGTATTGTTATGCTTGCCAAATCTATCGCATCAAGTTGCCCTGCAACTACAGATTCGTATGCTGATCTTTGGAAGCGTATTGAGGATATACCTTTCCCACCGAGGGACAAGGTTGACATTGCGACCTACCTTTCAAAGCCGGAGCAGGTTCATTTGCGGAACTACTTGAATGCTGCATCAGACCAGTCATTTGGAACTTGGGTCACTGATTACCTAGGTGCCAAGTATCGTGTTACTGGTGTGGATGATGGTGAGTATGGTAGCTCTATGTGA